The Notamacropus eugenii isolate mMacEug1 chromosome 4, mMacEug1.pri_v2, whole genome shotgun sequence DNA window CACGCTTGGCTCCCTCTACTCGTGGCTTTCctatccttcaagactcagctcagatctcACCTTCTGCGGGAGGCCGTTCGGAGTCCTGTCtacttctagtgcctttcctGGGATTACCATTAATTTACACAGCATGTATCTTGTAACAGATGATTTTTGGCATGACGCGTCCCCATCAGAAAGTCAACTTcttaaagggggggggggggagtatcatcgcttttctctgtatctcaaGCGCTCAGCACGGTGTCTGAACACATGGTAAAGTACTTAATTACAGTTTGTAGACGGACTGAGGGACAGAGCAGGTTCTTAAGAAAGGCTGTCCGATTGAACTGGATATCACATAAGATCAACTTCCATAGATGGTCCTTCAGAGCTGACTCAATGGCTTCCCTACgatattgggggtggggagcaggcgCTGTCAACACTGCCTCTCATTCTTCAGATGATCAATTACCGTATTACACTGTATTGAGAGTCTTCAGGGACCTTGGAGGGCAGCCAGTTcagctgtctcattttacagatgaggaaactgaggattggaGAGACGAAGCGGCTTGTCCGAAGTCCCCTAGCTAACAAGAGTCAAGAGGCGGTACTGGAAACCAAAACGGATCCTCCGACCCTTGGGCCAGCAGCGTCTTTAATCCTCGGCTAGGAATCTGCGCTCGAAGTCCGCGCCGGCGGGGGACCGCCTAAGGGCTGAGCGCCAAGGACCGGAAGCTAGAAACTGCAGCGGCGCAGGGGCCGCTAGGAAATGTAGTCTGAGCGGGAGGGGGGCGCTGTTTGCAATCCCAGCTTTGTCTCTTAGGTGGGTGGCCTCCACTAAGTCTTTttgcctctctgggcttcagtcttCTCCTTTGTAAGTTGGACTAGACGTCTTCTGATGTCCTTCCTTGGTTTAGACCCCATGACCCCGTCGGTGTCAGAAAGAGCAGAAAACCGGAAGCGCGAGGCCGCCGGAAAGCGGGGATAGAAGCAGGAAGTAGTAGGGGCCGCCGGGAGGTGTAGTCAGGATAGGCTAGAAGGGGCTACAACAAGCATGGCGGGATTGGAGCTGCTGTCGGATCAGGGTTATCGCGTGGACGGGCGGCGGGCTGGAGAGCTGCGCAAGATCCAGGCACGGATGGGCGTCTTCGCGCAGGCAGATGGTTCGGCCTACATCGAACAAGGCAACACTAAGGCGCTGGCCGTGGTCTATGGACCCCACGAGGTGCGAGGCGACCTCAGGATGCTTAtcgggagggagaagagggcagtGATCTCACAAGGTCTCGGACCAATCGCGGCCTTTCTTGAAAAAAAGAGCTCCCTCTGCATTGGGAAGGGGGCGTGACCTCACAGGGTCCCGGACCAATCGCGAGCTTCCTTGAGAAAGCCTGGAGGTTgagatggggatgggggggaggtgCGGTTCTTTaggggagaaaactgagaacTGAGGCTGCGGGATTTTGGTATGACGTCATTTCTGAATCTGCTCTCCACcgcccacccccccccccacccccaccccacccccacccccccggTGGTGCCGAGAGTCGCTGCTACGGTCTCCTCTGGTTATCACCGCATTAGTCATCTCGCTGCTCCCCTAACTGGCTCGGAGACCGCGAGGTGTAAGCAAAGTGGGTGGCAGGAAGTAAATAGATAATTAATGCTTGTCCAGTGGCTGATCCTGGAGGGCCACTGAAGCACTTTGAGCAGGGAGTTAACGTGGTCAAACCTATGTTTTGGAAAGTCTCCCTTTTTGGGAAATAAAGTTTTTCTAACAGTCCTCACACTTCCCTTGGAAGCCACGAGGACAAACACAATAGAAAGGAGAGGTATATGATTATTTTATGTTGGATCGGGctgaacctgtgatttttttGATATATGGGACTCCCAGCAAGGAAACTCATGTCAATACGGACCTAAGCCTGCTTTGCCCCTTATAGTAGTACATGTTGCCAAAGGCAAATCTGACTACTCTGTAAGTTTCAGGCTACTAAGTAacagtggacagagttctgggcctgggcTTGGGAACacctgacactagctgtgtgaccctgggaaagttacccttagtttccttagctgtaaattggggataatactACTACTGGCACATATAGGCACTATTtattgttgtcgttcagtcatgtGAGCTACAACATGTGTCTACATCTGCCATGTATCTGCCTCTTGTAACTCACAAGTCAACATGCTCATCTGCTCACATATTGGCCTCCCCAGTCTGGACCCCCAGAACTTAGGCAGAAGTTCCATCCTCAAGAAAACTGAGCTTTTATGAATACCTGAGAGCAATCTGGTCCAGAGATTATCTTTTGTtccgggtgtgtgtgtgtgtgccattCAAGTTCACTCGTATACCGTAGGGGTGGGGGATAATGTATGATAGTAGATGCAATAATTATCTCCCACTGCCAGACAAAGTCAAACCCTTCTGACTCCGGAAGACAAGCTGTGCTACATATGCTGAGACTTTCCCTGAAGGAAATCATTTAGCCCATTCTGGACCCTTTATTTAAACAGAAGCTGAAGGCCCATAGGAAAAGGAGATAGAGAGCCTACTAGGCCCTTCCTTGGAATAGTCCATTGTAGAAGGGTATAAGGAAGAATCCTGGGCACTTCCTGATTCCCTTGGGAAAATAGGATGAGGATGGTGGAATTAATTCCATGAAGGGCAGGGGTAAGGTTAATCAAGGAGAATTCCCTGGATGTTGATAAGCCCAAGATCTATGAGGTGACAGGTCATTATGTATTGAAGTGAATATGGGtattaatgaaaggaaaagatcatTGGTGGGGTAGAGGAGTCTTGAATATTGAAATAAACACTCTAGGATGATCCCAGTGTGTCAGGAGATAGAGTATTATAAGAATACTGAAGGTTAgacctagaagagaccttagaggttatctaccCTGCCCTCCTcacttaaaaaaatgagaagtccTTCCCAGAGAGCTTAAGGAATTTGCTGAAAGGCACATAAGTTagtagggtttctgttaaaaccTGGGTCTCCTTACTCCTTGGGAGTAATATGCTGGCTTTGTCACTTATTTGACTAGGAAGCTACTCTCCAGGgcttgataaaagggagggttgGGGGAGCGGGGGTGACTCCCACAGCTCCTACTTAATAAATTCCTATGTCTCCCCTCCCTAATTTTCCTAGATGCGGGGCTCTCGGTCAAGAGCACTGCCAGACCGAGCACTGGTGAACTGCCAGTATAGCATGGCCACTTTCAGCACTGGGGAACGGAAGCGACGGCCACATGGGGACCGCAAGGCCTGTGAAATGGGCCTCCAGCTGAGGCAGACCTTTGAGGCTGCCATCCTGACCCAACTATACCCTCGCTCCCAGATTGACATCTATGTCCAGGTAAAGATGAAAATTTGTATTGGAGGAAAAGGTTAGAAGTAGTAGACTTTTGGCTTAGATAAGTGAAGGTCAGGATGGTATAAAATGGGGTAGGTATTTAGGAAGGTCTGTCTCCTTGAGAAAACCCTGAGTCAGAAGACGTGGTTTCTAGTACCACTTAGTTTACTTATCTATCTTATCTGTCAGACAGGGGTGATAATGCCCTCCCATCTCCTTCACAGGGCTCCTGTGAGGGTGATACAAAGTAAAAGTATCAGAACCAGGACatgggacagaaaaggaaaggggatcCAGAGATGGCAGCGCCTTGCCCAATAGTCAATTTAGTAGTAAAGCTAGACTTGACCCCTGGTCTCCTAACCCTTGCTAGACATGGTCCTTGTCCCATGAAACTCAATGGGCTCTTTATCCTCTACTGCCAAGAAGCTCTGGCTACTGGAGAGGATACCAGAGTATAGATCTGCCTCTCATCCTCCAGTGGCTCCACTGTAGTCTGCACACCCTCACTGAGCCCAGATACTCTTCTCAGGAGTAGATACAGCATCAAAAGAGGAGACATCACTCTTGCTGTGGTGGGGCTTCCTAGATGGAATGTGGAAGCATTATTCTCACAAATAACCATAGTATGAGATGGGGTGTGACTAGGGTTGTGAGTGTTGAAAGTGTGCTTCGGGATCTCAGATGGTGGCACTCCCAACTTGGCCAAGATGAgaaggggatcaagaaagacttcctggaagaAGTAACACTTGAACTGAGCCTGGAACAATAGACAGGATTTCTAAATGCAGATGGAGTAGACAGAAAGGAGCCAATTTGGGAAGGGAGTGGAaggtggggagggtggaagggaagcatttattaagaaattaTGTGCTAGGTACAGTACCAGGGCCTaggaaatgaagataaaaataaaaccatccctgatttcaaggagcttacatcctgtTGGGGGAAAGATTTCCACATATGggtataaacaaaataaatgtgagCTGACCAGAGGGAAGAGACTGGTGTCTGGGAGGGAATTAGAAGAGGATTCAGGAGAAGTCCAGGGGACATGGGTGGAGGATGGCCCCAGTGGACAAGGGGATAGTCTCCTCTTGATGCCTTGCAGCGGGCACCCTGGGATTCACTGtttttcctctgtgaaatgaaggggttagatcaAAAGACCCCTTAGATCCTTTCCCTTCTAAATCCTTTTGCCATGTAACCTTAGGTGCTACAGGCAGATGGTGGTAATTATGCAGCCTGTGTGAATGCAGCTACACTAGCCGTGTTGGATGCAGGGATCCCAATGAGAGATTTTGTGTGCGCCTGTTCAGCCGGCTTCGTGGATGGCACAGCCCTGGCT harbors:
- the EXOSC4 gene encoding exosome complex component RRP41, which codes for MAGLELLSDQGYRVDGRRAGELRKIQARMGVFAQADGSAYIEQGNTKALAVVYGPHEMRGSRSRALPDRALVNCQYSMATFSTGERKRRPHGDRKACEMGLQLRQTFEAAILTQLYPRSQIDIYVQVLQADGGNYAACVNAATLAVLDAGIPMRDFVCACSAGFVDGTALADLSHVEEAAGGPQLALALLPASGQLALLEMDARLHEDHLQQVLEAASRAARDVHALLDRVVRQHVREAALLLGD